In Coriobacteriia bacterium, the following are encoded in one genomic region:
- the fabD gene encoding ACP S-malonyltransferase — translation MPPRDVAFVFPGQGSQRRGMLDALPPVDALDRLLDAAEALTGLELRAVALLGSEEDLADTRVAQPLLYLADWAWGAALLEANVTPAALAGHSLGELAALALAGVYSVEAGLQLVAERSRLMAAAAAGSAGGMAAVLGMEAETVAYAVADIPGVWVANDNAPGQVVLSGTHEGLEAATKGLTEAGARKVVPLKVAGAFHSPLMQPAGDAFAEVLAATSFADALWPVVQNADPVPTRDGTEIRARLAEQITAPVHWTDTMAALRRAGAAVLVEAGPGGVLKGLARRVEGLEAVSVEDGGLEAVVAKVGA, via the coding sequence ATGCCTCCTCGCGACGTCGCCTTCGTCTTCCCCGGACAAGGCTCCCAGCGGCGGGGCATGCTCGACGCCCTTCCGCCCGTGGACGCTCTCGACAGGCTGCTCGACGCCGCGGAGGCACTCACGGGGCTGGAGCTGCGCGCCGTGGCGCTCCTCGGGAGCGAGGAGGACCTGGCGGACACGCGCGTGGCGCAGCCGCTGCTCTATCTCGCCGACTGGGCGTGGGGTGCCGCGCTCCTCGAGGCCAACGTGACCCCGGCGGCACTGGCCGGCCACAGCCTCGGGGAACTGGCCGCCCTCGCGCTCGCCGGTGTCTACTCCGTGGAGGCGGGGCTCCAGCTCGTGGCGGAGCGCTCGCGTCTCATGGCTGCCGCCGCAGCCGGGTCGGCCGGGGGGATGGCGGCCGTCCTCGGGATGGAGGCCGAGACGGTCGCGTACGCCGTCGCCGACATCCCCGGGGTCTGGGTCGCCAACGACAACGCTCCGGGGCAGGTCGTGCTCTCCGGCACGCACGAGGGCCTCGAGGCCGCCACGAAGGGGCTCACCGAGGCGGGAGCGCGCAAGGTCGTGCCCCTCAAGGTCGCCGGGGCGTTCCACTCGCCGCTCATGCAGCCCGCGGGTGACGCGTTCGCCGAGGTCCTGGCCGCCACTTCCTTCGCAGACGCGCTCTGGCCGGTCGTGCAGAACGCCGACCCTGTGCCGACACGCGACGGGACCGAGATACGAGCGCGTCTCGCCGAGCAGATCACCGCCCCCGTGCACTGGACGGACACGATGGCGGCTCTGCGGCGGGCCGGCGCGGCCGTGCTGGTCGAGGCGGGGCCCGGTGGGGTACTGAAGGGCCTCGCCCGACGCGTCGAGGGCCTGGAGGCCGTGTCCGTCGAGGACGGCGGTCTGGAGGCGGTCGTGGCCAAGGTGGGAGCATGA
- a CDS encoding ketoacyl-ACP synthase III, which translates to MTHAAIIGVGSYLPSRRLTNADLERMVETSDEWIVTRTGIRERRLAEEGQATSDLAAEAGTAALADAGVSPDEVDLLVVGTSSPDMVFPSSACLAQVKMGLRCAALDVNAACTGFVYALHHGTAAIESGRARTVLVVGADALTRHLDFDDRSTCVLFGDGAGAVVLRASEEPGVLGIALGADGGGAEMLKIPAGGSALPCTTERCEQGLQYVKMAGNEVFKFAVRVIPKVTNEALAASGLSPADMRWLIPHQANQRILDTVAERLGVPSACVFSNVSMLGNTSAASIPLAIDELYTGGDLVPGDVLALVGFGAGVTWGAAVVRWTRGASARSAVSVLNGADAASHPVKGSPSKEA; encoded by the coding sequence GTGACGCACGCCGCAATCATCGGTGTGGGCTCATACCTGCCATCCCGCCGGCTCACCAACGCGGACCTGGAGCGCATGGTCGAGACCTCCGACGAGTGGATCGTGACCCGGACCGGCATCCGGGAACGGCGCCTCGCCGAGGAGGGGCAGGCGACCAGCGACCTGGCCGCCGAGGCGGGCACCGCCGCGCTGGCCGATGCCGGCGTGTCCCCCGACGAGGTCGACCTGCTCGTCGTCGGCACCTCCAGCCCCGACATGGTGTTCCCCTCCAGCGCGTGCCTCGCCCAGGTCAAGATGGGTCTACGCTGCGCCGCGCTCGACGTCAACGCCGCCTGCACCGGATTCGTCTACGCGCTGCACCACGGCACGGCCGCCATCGAGTCGGGCCGAGCGCGCACGGTGCTCGTGGTGGGCGCCGACGCCCTCACGCGCCACTTGGACTTCGACGACCGCTCCACCTGCGTGCTCTTCGGTGACGGCGCTGGAGCGGTGGTGCTGCGCGCGTCGGAGGAGCCCGGTGTGCTGGGCATCGCGCTCGGCGCCGACGGAGGCGGCGCCGAGATGCTCAAGATCCCCGCGGGGGGTTCCGCTTTGCCGTGCACGACCGAGCGTTGCGAGCAGGGGCTCCAGTACGTCAAGATGGCCGGGAACGAGGTCTTCAAGTTCGCCGTGCGCGTGATCCCGAAGGTCACCAACGAGGCGCTCGCGGCCTCGGGGCTCAGTCCCGCCGACATGCGGTGGCTCATCCCGCACCAGGCCAACCAGCGCATCCTCGACACCGTGGCCGAGCGTCTCGGCGTCCCCTCCGCCTGCGTCTTCTCCAACGTCTCGATGCTCGGCAACACGTCGGCGGCCTCGATACCTCTGGCTATCGACGAACTGTATACTGGCGGCGACCTTGTGCCTGGGGACGTCCTCGCGCTGGTCGGCTTCGGGGCCGGCGTGACCTGGGGAGCGGCGGTCGTCCGATGGACGAGGGGCGCCTCGGCTCGGTCGGCCGTGTCGGTGCTGAACGGGGCCGATGCCGCCTCCCACCCGGTCAAGGGATCACCGAGCAAGGAGGCATAG
- the plsX gene encoding phosphate acyltransferase PlsX: MTSGRPVTVAVDAVGGDEAPAAVLAGVTDALEADPALTVALVGPEGVVAPFEDGNERLLAVAAEEVIGMDEQPAAAVRAKKASSIVVGCRLVAEGVAQAFFSAGNTGAAMTAATLVMGRVEGVARPAIAAVIPASDRPVVLLDVGAQADAKPENLVQFAHMGAAYADIVLGAVNPRVALLNIGEEPSKGSSLTKAAYELMSAQVPGFIGNAEGRDIPAGRADVIVTDGFTGNVCLKLLEGLAKSLLSQVRDAMTANLPGKVAASVLKPSLRRLKERIDPDTYGGAPLLGVAGVCIIGHGSSGPRAVSSALRVAAQAVRGDLPGRISEAVSEAG, translated from the coding sequence ATGACCTCAGGACGGCCGGTGACGGTCGCTGTGGACGCGGTGGGCGGCGACGAGGCCCCCGCCGCCGTCCTGGCCGGGGTCACGGACGCCCTGGAAGCCGACCCCGCCCTCACCGTCGCGCTCGTCGGGCCCGAGGGGGTCGTGGCACCGTTCGAGGACGGGAACGAGCGCCTTCTCGCGGTCGCGGCCGAAGAGGTCATCGGGATGGACGAGCAACCCGCGGCGGCGGTCCGCGCCAAGAAGGCCTCCTCCATCGTGGTGGGCTGCCGACTGGTCGCCGAGGGGGTGGCGCAGGCGTTCTTCTCTGCGGGGAACACCGGAGCCGCGATGACGGCAGCGACCCTGGTCATGGGCCGTGTCGAAGGTGTGGCCCGTCCTGCCATCGCCGCGGTGATCCCCGCGTCCGACCGCCCGGTCGTGCTGCTCGACGTCGGGGCGCAGGCCGACGCCAAGCCGGAGAACCTCGTGCAGTTCGCGCACATGGGCGCCGCGTACGCGGACATCGTCCTCGGCGCGGTCAACCCGAGGGTCGCCCTCCTCAACATCGGCGAGGAGCCGTCGAAGGGCTCTTCGCTCACGAAGGCGGCCTACGAGCTGATGAGCGCGCAGGTGCCGGGCTTCATCGGCAACGCGGAGGGGCGGGACATCCCCGCGGGGCGGGCGGACGTGATCGTCACCGATGGCTTCACCGGCAACGTGTGCCTCAAGCTCCTCGAGGGGCTCGCCAAGTCGCTCCTGTCGCAGGTGCGCGACGCTATGACGGCCAACCTGCCCGGCAAGGTGGCGGCGAGCGTGCTGAAGCCCTCGCTGCGGCGGCTCAAGGAGCGCATCGACCCGGACACCTACGGCGGCGCCCCGCTGCTCGGGGTCGCCGGCGTGTGCATAATCGGCCACGGGAGCTCAGGGCCCAGAGCCGTCTCCTCGGCGTTGCGCGTCGCCGCCCAGGCGGTTCGAGGGGACCTCCCCGGCCGCATCTCCGAGGCCGTCTCCGAAGCCGGCTGA
- the fabK gene encoding enoyl-[acyl-carrier-protein] reductase FabK, translating to MALTTRLTRLLGIEHPIIQGGMAWTATAELSAAVSEAGGLGIIGAGHMPTELLREQLRTAKALTSKPFGVNLMLLTPHIDELVRLVLDERVPVVTTGAGNPGPYMPALKEAGIKVLPIAPSVALARRLERMGADAIIGEGMEAGGHIGELTTMVLTPQLADAVEVPVVAAGGIADGRGIAAAFALGAEGVQVGTRFMCAAECTIHASVKERVIKAKDRDTVVTGYSTGHPVRVIKNRLSRMIEELDRSNKPEEIEELGTGKLALCMREGDLEMGSIMAGQCAAMVDRVQPAAEIVREMLAEAEVVMGRLGGSAR from the coding sequence ATGGCCCTCACCACGCGGCTCACGAGGCTCCTCGGGATCGAGCACCCGATCATCCAGGGCGGGATGGCCTGGACGGCCACGGCCGAGCTGTCCGCCGCCGTGAGCGAAGCCGGGGGCCTGGGGATCATCGGCGCCGGCCATATGCCCACCGAGTTGCTGCGCGAGCAGCTGCGCACGGCGAAGGCGCTCACGTCCAAGCCCTTCGGGGTGAACCTCATGCTCCTGACGCCGCACATCGACGAGCTCGTCCGGCTGGTGCTGGACGAGCGCGTGCCCGTTGTGACCACCGGCGCCGGCAACCCCGGCCCCTACATGCCGGCCCTGAAGGAGGCGGGCATAAAGGTCCTGCCGATCGCGCCGTCCGTGGCACTCGCCAGGCGGCTCGAGCGGATGGGCGCGGACGCGATCATCGGCGAGGGCATGGAGGCCGGCGGGCACATCGGAGAGCTCACCACGATGGTCCTGACCCCGCAGCTCGCCGATGCCGTGGAGGTCCCCGTCGTCGCCGCCGGCGGCATCGCCGACGGGCGCGGCATCGCGGCGGCTTTCGCGCTGGGAGCGGAGGGCGTGCAGGTGGGCACGCGCTTCATGTGCGCAGCAGAGTGCACCATCCACGCGTCTGTGAAGGAGCGCGTGATCAAGGCGAAGGACCGCGACACGGTGGTCACCGGGTACTCGACGGGGCACCCGGTGCGCGTGATCAAGAACAGGCTCTCGCGCATGATCGAAGAGCTCGACCGCTCCAACAAGCCGGAGGAGATCGAGGAGCTGGGCACGGGCAAGCTCGCACTGTGCATGCGCGAGGGCGACCTGGAGATGGGCAGCATCATGGCGGGACAGTGCGCAGCGATGGTGGACCGCGTGCAGCCCGCCGCGGAGATCGTCCGCGAGATGCTGGCGGAAGCCGAGGTCGTGATGGGTCGCCTCGGCGGCTCTGCGCGCTGA